From one Sesamum indicum cultivar Zhongzhi No. 13 unplaced genomic scaffold, S_indicum_v1.0 scaffold00155, whole genome shotgun sequence genomic stretch:
- the LOC105179405 gene encoding histidine biosynthesis bifunctional protein hisIE, chloroplastic isoform X1: MAVPYTNCFQLPKVSSKCRLLCSSTRLCARFSPIHVSLGTSEPALCLEAKVDPLLDSVKWDDKGLAVAIAQNVDTGAVLMQGFANREALLKTISSRKATFYSRSRSSLWTKGETSMNFINVHDIFLDCDCDSIIYLGKPDGPTCHTGAETCYYTSVDDSLKDPEVDGNRLVLTTLYSLESTISKRKEELSGNSEGKPSWTKRLLLDEKLLCSKIREEADELCRTLEENEDPSRTASEMADVLYHAMVLLARKGVKVEDVLQVLRLRFTQSGIEEKSSRKS; the protein is encoded by the exons ATGGCAGTTCCATACACCAACTGCTTTCAGCTCCCAAAAGTTTCTTCAAAATGTCGCCTCCTTTGCTCTTCTACCCGGCTCTGTGCCCGGTTTTCTCCTATACATGTTTCCCTTGGAACTTCTGAACCAGCTTTGTGTTTAGAAGCTAAG gTTGATCCATTGTTGGATAGTGTCAAATGGGATGACAAAGGTCTGGCGGTGGCAATAGCTCAAAATGTTGACACGGGGGCTGTCTTAATGCAAGGGTTTGCCAACAGGGAGGCCCTTTTAAAGACCATTTCCTCGCGAAAGGCAACATTCTACAGCAGGTCGAGATCAAGTTTGTGGACAAAGGGAGAGACCTCAATGAATTTTATCAATGTTCATGATATCTTCCTTGACTGTGATTGCGATTCT ATAATTTATCTTGGGAAGCCTGACGGGCCAACTTGTCACACTGGAGCTGAGACTTGCTATTACACTTCAGTTGATGATTCCCTTAAAGATCCAGAG gtTGATGGCAATAGACTTGTGTTAACAACTTTATACTCGTTAGAATCAACAAtatccaaaagaaaagaagaattatCAGGAAACTCAGAAGGCAAACCATCCTGGACGAAGCGCTTATTGCTTGACGAAAAGTTACTATGCTCAAAGATAAG GGAGGAGGCGGATGAGTTATGCCGAACGCTGGAGGAGAATGAGGATCCATCTAGAACAGCCTCAGAAATGGCAGACGTGCTCTACCATGCCATGGTTTTGCTGGCCCGGAAAGGAGTAAAAGTCGAGGATGTTCTTCAAGTCCTAAGACTGAGGTTCACACAATCTGGTATTGAAGAAAAGAGCAGCCGAAAATCATAG
- the LOC105179405 gene encoding histidine biosynthesis bifunctional protein hisIE, chloroplastic isoform X2 yields the protein MQGFANREALLKTISSRKATFYSRSRSSLWTKGETSMNFINVHDIFLDCDCDSIIYLGKPDGPTCHTGAETCYYTSVDDSLKDPEVDGNRLVLTTLYSLESTISKRKEELSGNSEGKPSWTKRLLLDEKLLCSKIREEADELCRTLEENEDPSRTASEMADVLYHAMVLLARKGVKVEDVLQVLRLRFTQSGIEEKSSRKS from the exons ATGCAAGGGTTTGCCAACAGGGAGGCCCTTTTAAAGACCATTTCCTCGCGAAAGGCAACATTCTACAGCAGGTCGAGATCAAGTTTGTGGACAAAGGGAGAGACCTCAATGAATTTTATCAATGTTCATGATATCTTCCTTGACTGTGATTGCGATTCT ATAATTTATCTTGGGAAGCCTGACGGGCCAACTTGTCACACTGGAGCTGAGACTTGCTATTACACTTCAGTTGATGATTCCCTTAAAGATCCAGAG gtTGATGGCAATAGACTTGTGTTAACAACTTTATACTCGTTAGAATCAACAAtatccaaaagaaaagaagaattatCAGGAAACTCAGAAGGCAAACCATCCTGGACGAAGCGCTTATTGCTTGACGAAAAGTTACTATGCTCAAAGATAAG GGAGGAGGCGGATGAGTTATGCCGAACGCTGGAGGAGAATGAGGATCCATCTAGAACAGCCTCAGAAATGGCAGACGTGCTCTACCATGCCATGGTTTTGCTGGCCCGGAAAGGAGTAAAAGTCGAGGATGTTCTTCAAGTCCTAAGACTGAGGTTCACACAATCTGGTATTGAAGAAAAGAGCAGCCGAAAATCATAG
- the LOC105179406 gene encoding uncharacterized protein LOC105179406 isoform X1, which yields MMNFTASVCRRLSIRDLMASTAVYNSASDVSGEGLSLIFRRWATKKTAGSTKNGRDSLPKNLGVKKFGGERVIPGNIIVRQRGTRFHPGNYVGMGKDHTLYALKEGCVKFERHKLTGRKWVHVEPKEGYEIHPVYTSSAAAPKVQTAA from the exons ATGATGAATTTCACGGCTTCGGTATGTAGAAGGTTAAGTATCAGGGATCTGATGGCGAGTACGGCTGTCTACAATTCTGCCAGTG ATGTATCCGGGGAAGGATTGAGCTTAATTTTCAGGCGCTGGGCTACCAAGAAAACAGCAGGTTCCACAAAAAATGGCCGGGACTCACTACCAAAGAACCTTGGGGTTAAAAAATTCGGTGGAGAG AGAGTGATACCTGGAAACATCATTGTTCGTCAAAGGGGAACCCGTTTCCACCCAGGAAATTATGTTGGAATGGGGAAAGATCACACTCTTTATGCTTTAAAGGAAGGCTGTGTCAAGTTTGAGCGCCACAAGTTGACTGGCCGCAAGTGGGTTCATGTTGAGCCAAAGGAAGGTTATGAAATCCACCCTGTCTACACCAGCTCCGCTGCAGCTCCTAAGGTGCAGACAGCAGCTTGA
- the LOC105179406 gene encoding uncharacterized protein LOC105179406 isoform X2: MASTAVYNSASDVSGEGLSLIFRRWATKKTAGSTKNGRDSLPKNLGVKKFGGERVIPGNIIVRQRGTRFHPGNYVGMGKDHTLYALKEGCVKFERHKLTGRKWVHVEPKEGYEIHPVYTSSAAAPKVQTAA, encoded by the exons ATGGCGAGTACGGCTGTCTACAATTCTGCCAGTG ATGTATCCGGGGAAGGATTGAGCTTAATTTTCAGGCGCTGGGCTACCAAGAAAACAGCAGGTTCCACAAAAAATGGCCGGGACTCACTACCAAAGAACCTTGGGGTTAAAAAATTCGGTGGAGAG AGAGTGATACCTGGAAACATCATTGTTCGTCAAAGGGGAACCCGTTTCCACCCAGGAAATTATGTTGGAATGGGGAAAGATCACACTCTTTATGCTTTAAAGGAAGGCTGTGTCAAGTTTGAGCGCCACAAGTTGACTGGCCGCAAGTGGGTTCATGTTGAGCCAAAGGAAGGTTATGAAATCCACCCTGTCTACACCAGCTCCGCTGCAGCTCCTAAGGTGCAGACAGCAGCTTGA